Proteins encoded within one genomic window of Lepidochelys kempii isolate rLepKem1 chromosome 11, rLepKem1.hap2, whole genome shotgun sequence:
- the HAT1 gene encoding histone acetyltransferase type B catalytic subunit isoform X2, giving the protein MEKKLAEFKCNTNEAIQLKLVRFPEDLEDDSTTFNPEYSHQVFGDDEVAFGYKGLKILLYYNAGNLSTLFRIQYTSKVNENFDCVEADDVESKIRKIIPPGFCTSTDDFVSLLEKEVNFKPFGTLLHTYSVHNEEAGEDITYQIYQADMTCPGFREYHERLQTFLMWFIETASFIDVDDERWNYFLVFEKYNKDGATLFATVGYMTVYNYYVYPDKTRPRVSQMLILPPFQGEGHGAQLFETVHRYYMSSPMVLDITAEDPSENYVKLRDFVLVKLCQDLPCFSSEKLMQGFNQEMVTEAQQKLKINKQHTRRVYEILRLRATDMGDPEQSRGYRLDIKKRLIGPYKKKQRELAKMRRCLRPEELTNQLNQIDLNMQHEQLEESFQQLVSDYRRVLERLAQA; this is encoded by the exons TTCGTTTTCCTGAGGATCTGGAAGATGACAGCACAACATTTAATCCAGAATACAGCCATCAAGTGTTCGGGGATGA tGAAGTTGCCTTCGGTTACAAGGGTCTGAAGATCCTTTTGTACTACAATGCTGGTAACCTGTCAACACTTTTCCGCATCCAGTATACATCTAAAGTTAATGAAAACTTTGACTGTGTGGAG GCAGATGATGTAGAAAGCAAAATTAGAAAAATCATCCCTCCTGGGTTTTGCACAAGCACAGATGACTTTGTGTCCTTGCTGGAAAAGGAGGTTAATTTTAAGCCCTTTGGAACGTTACTACACACATATTCAGTTCATAATGAGGAGGCAGGAGAAGACATAACGTATCAGATATATCAG GCTGACATGACATGTCCAGGCTTTCGAGAATATCATGAAAGGCTTCAGACCTTCTTGATGTGGTTTATTGAAACTGCTAGCTTTATTGACGTGGATGATGAAAGATGGAACTACTTTCTAGT ATTTGAGAAGTATAATAAGGATGGAGCTACGCTCTTTGCGACCGTAGGCTACATGACAGTCTATAATTACTATGTGTACCCAGACAAAACCCGGCCACGTGTAAG CCAGATGCTGATATTGCCACCATTCCAAGGAGAAGGCCATGGTGCTCAGCTTTTTGAAACTGTTCATAGATACTATATGTCTTCTCCAATGGTGCTTGATATAACAG CTGAAGATCCATCTGAAAACTATGTGAAACTCAGAGACTTTGTACTTGTGAAGCTCTGCCAAGATCTGCCTTGCTTTTCCTCAGAGAAGTTAATGCAAGGATTCAATCAAGAAATGGTGACAGAGGCtcaacaaaaactgaaaataaataag CAACACACAAGACGGGTTTATGAAATTCTCCGATTGCGTGCAACAGACATGGGTGATCCAGAACAGTCCAGAGGCTATAGGTTGGACATCAAAAAAAGATTGATTGGCCCATATAAG AAAAAGCAAAGAGAACTTGCCAAGATGAGAAGATGTCTGAGACCAGAGGAGTTGACGAACCAGTTGAACCAAATAGACCTAAATATGCAGCATGAACAGTTAGAAGAGAGCTTCCAGCAACTTGTTTCAGATTACCGAAGGGTCCTAGAACGACTTGCTCAAGCATGA
- the HAT1 gene encoding histone acetyltransferase type B catalytic subunit isoform X1, which produces MAGLSAMEKKLAEFKCNTNEAIQLKLVRFPEDLEDDSTTFNPEYSHQVFGDDEVAFGYKGLKILLYYNAGNLSTLFRIQYTSKVNENFDCVEADDVESKIRKIIPPGFCTSTDDFVSLLEKEVNFKPFGTLLHTYSVHNEEAGEDITYQIYQADMTCPGFREYHERLQTFLMWFIETASFIDVDDERWNYFLVFEKYNKDGATLFATVGYMTVYNYYVYPDKTRPRVSQMLILPPFQGEGHGAQLFETVHRYYMSSPMVLDITAEDPSENYVKLRDFVLVKLCQDLPCFSSEKLMQGFNQEMVTEAQQKLKINKQHTRRVYEILRLRATDMGDPEQSRGYRLDIKKRLIGPYKKKQRELAKMRRCLRPEELTNQLNQIDLNMQHEQLEESFQQLVSDYRRVLERLAQA; this is translated from the exons TTCGTTTTCCTGAGGATCTGGAAGATGACAGCACAACATTTAATCCAGAATACAGCCATCAAGTGTTCGGGGATGA tGAAGTTGCCTTCGGTTACAAGGGTCTGAAGATCCTTTTGTACTACAATGCTGGTAACCTGTCAACACTTTTCCGCATCCAGTATACATCTAAAGTTAATGAAAACTTTGACTGTGTGGAG GCAGATGATGTAGAAAGCAAAATTAGAAAAATCATCCCTCCTGGGTTTTGCACAAGCACAGATGACTTTGTGTCCTTGCTGGAAAAGGAGGTTAATTTTAAGCCCTTTGGAACGTTACTACACACATATTCAGTTCATAATGAGGAGGCAGGAGAAGACATAACGTATCAGATATATCAG GCTGACATGACATGTCCAGGCTTTCGAGAATATCATGAAAGGCTTCAGACCTTCTTGATGTGGTTTATTGAAACTGCTAGCTTTATTGACGTGGATGATGAAAGATGGAACTACTTTCTAGT ATTTGAGAAGTATAATAAGGATGGAGCTACGCTCTTTGCGACCGTAGGCTACATGACAGTCTATAATTACTATGTGTACCCAGACAAAACCCGGCCACGTGTAAG CCAGATGCTGATATTGCCACCATTCCAAGGAGAAGGCCATGGTGCTCAGCTTTTTGAAACTGTTCATAGATACTATATGTCTTCTCCAATGGTGCTTGATATAACAG CTGAAGATCCATCTGAAAACTATGTGAAACTCAGAGACTTTGTACTTGTGAAGCTCTGCCAAGATCTGCCTTGCTTTTCCTCAGAGAAGTTAATGCAAGGATTCAATCAAGAAATGGTGACAGAGGCtcaacaaaaactgaaaataaataag CAACACACAAGACGGGTTTATGAAATTCTCCGATTGCGTGCAACAGACATGGGTGATCCAGAACAGTCCAGAGGCTATAGGTTGGACATCAAAAAAAGATTGATTGGCCCATATAAG AAAAAGCAAAGAGAACTTGCCAAGATGAGAAGATGTCTGAGACCAGAGGAGTTGACGAACCAGTTGAACCAAATAGACCTAAATATGCAGCATGAACAGTTAGAAGAGAGCTTCCAGCAACTTGTTTCAGATTACCGAAGGGTCCTAGAACGACTTGCTCAAGCATGA